Proteins encoded within one genomic window of Nonomuraea gerenzanensis:
- a CDS encoding serine/threonine-protein kinase → MMEVPGYTEIRELGHGGTGRVMLAVRESDGLAVAIKHLSEPLREDSSFISRLRAEALVIQEIDSPHTARVLDYVETADDAVIVMELVEGVTLRRLLEHEGATGGEAALAVLKGALLGLAEAHRHGVVHRDFKPENVLITQDGDSKLVDFGVAAHVGETAELSGTPSYMAPEQWDDAPAGPQTDVYAAALVFYECLTGHRAFHAENVAALAYQHQHVPPPMDDVEEPLRPLVEHGLAKNPARRPESAQAFLEELEQAARAAYGEDWELRGRTGLGILTLPLAALLPRPQAATDGGGATSMFHNALSPVGKLAVTGGLVTATAAAVVSAFVILGGGPGPESGTALPPAASAPPTTAPPGSPTPEEPLPSSPSPTGPVPTSGGPFVVTPPITYGAAPTVPSAATEGPTDAPATREPSRAPTREPTAQPTGQPTRTGAPAPSTRPPATSRPDDPPDDPPGNGENPPATTQAPPTRAPDPEPAPTKAHDPLISISVSVSLGLPVLGGDGDGLVDADVGLGLGSSLLGLIVVPGSVLLGRQLVVRKVRKRREADMAEVAHKEG, encoded by the coding sequence ATGATGGAGGTTCCCGGTTACACGGAGATCCGGGAACTCGGCCACGGCGGGACCGGCCGGGTGATGCTCGCCGTGCGCGAATCCGACGGGCTGGCCGTAGCGATCAAGCACTTATCCGAGCCCTTACGCGAGGACTCCTCCTTCATCTCCAGGCTCCGCGCCGAGGCCCTGGTCATCCAGGAGATCGACAGCCCGCACACCGCCCGCGTGCTCGACTACGTGGAGACCGCCGACGACGCCGTCATCGTCATGGAGCTGGTGGAGGGCGTCACGCTGCGGCGGCTGCTGGAGCACGAGGGCGCGACCGGCGGCGAGGCCGCGCTCGCGGTGCTGAAGGGCGCGCTGCTCGGCCTGGCGGAGGCGCACCGGCACGGCGTCGTGCACCGCGACTTCAAGCCCGAGAACGTCCTGATCACCCAGGACGGCGACAGCAAGCTCGTCGACTTCGGCGTGGCCGCCCACGTCGGCGAGACCGCCGAGCTGTCGGGCACCCCCTCCTACATGGCGCCCGAGCAGTGGGACGACGCCCCCGCCGGGCCGCAGACCGACGTGTACGCCGCCGCCCTGGTCTTCTACGAGTGCCTGACCGGCCACCGCGCCTTCCACGCCGAGAACGTGGCCGCCCTGGCCTACCAGCACCAGCATGTGCCGCCCCCGATGGACGACGTCGAGGAGCCGCTGCGCCCGCTGGTCGAGCACGGCCTGGCCAAGAACCCCGCGCGGCGGCCCGAGTCGGCGCAGGCGTTCCTGGAGGAGCTGGAGCAGGCCGCGCGGGCCGCGTACGGGGAGGACTGGGAGCTGCGCGGACGGACCGGGCTCGGCATCCTGACCCTGCCGCTGGCAGCCCTGCTGCCCAGGCCGCAGGCGGCCACCGACGGGGGCGGCGCCACGAGCATGTTCCACAACGCGCTCTCGCCCGTCGGCAAGCTGGCGGTGACCGGCGGGCTGGTGACGGCGACCGCGGCGGCGGTGGTGTCGGCGTTCGTGATCCTGGGCGGCGGGCCGGGGCCGGAGAGCGGCACGGCGCTGCCACCCGCCGCGTCCGCCCCGCCCACCACGGCACCGCCCGGCTCCCCGACGCCGGAGGAGCCCTTACCCTCCTCGCCGTCCCCCACCGGGCCCGTTCCCACGTCGGGCGGGCCGTTCGTGGTGACGCCCCCGATCACGTACGGAGCGGCGCCGACCGTCCCGTCCGCGGCCACCGAGGGGCCCACCGACGCCCCGGCCACCCGCGAGCCCAGCCGCGCACCCACCCGCGAGCCGACGGCGCAGCCGACGGGACAGCCCACCCGGACCGGCGCGCCCGCGCCGAGCACCCGCCCGCCCGCCACCTCGCGGCCCGACGACCCGCCCGACGACCCGCCGGGCAACGGCGAGAACCCGCCCGCCACCACCCAGGCCCCGCCCACCCGCGCGCCCGATCCCGAGCCCGCCCCCACCAAGGCGCACGACCCGCTCATCTCGATCTCGGTCAGCGTGTCGCTCGGCCTGCCGGTGCTCGGCGGCGACGGTGACGGGCTGGTGGACGCCGACGTCGGCCTGGGGCTCGGCTCCAGCCTGCTGGGCCTGATCGTGGTCCCGGGATCGGTGCTGCTCGGCCGGCAGCTCGTGGTCCGCAAGGTACGCAAGCGCCGCGAAGCGGATATGGCGGAAGTTGCGCACAAGGAGGGCTGA
- a CDS encoding coiled-coil domain-containing protein yields the protein MAVASSAGRLHPARAAARATRRGCAAVIAAVIAVVLAAALLLAAAPARAEPKPSVKQLKKELATLQKDSDKLITEYYNSRIAHQQAEKSERAAKEKLAAAQEVYDHHSTELRAMAVARYIGGEPGAMALLAGDEDPSTVLGRMALTQHLIDQQEAMLRGYAEVRDARGRAEEEAAARTEELERTLGDLEERKKKAEKQIEKIKDRIDLLYTAPGIRRPDGTWVPQLPQGSDNITPRMALVKKLIQERFEVPFGIGCYREIQDGGEHPLGRACDFMLSRGGAFPSAAEQARGDQIAAWAIKNAKRLGIMYVIYKQRIWHVRTGAWRTMTDRGGTTANHYDHPHISVY from the coding sequence GTGGCGGTTGCGTCCTCCGCCGGCCGGTTGCACCCTGCCCGGGCCGCCGCCCGCGCGACCCGGCGCGGCTGCGCCGCCGTGATCGCCGCCGTGATCGCCGTCGTGCTCGCCGCGGCGCTCCTGCTCGCCGCCGCCCCCGCGCGGGCCGAGCCCAAGCCGAGCGTCAAGCAGCTCAAGAAGGAGCTGGCGACGCTGCAGAAGGACTCCGACAAGCTCATCACCGAGTACTACAACAGCCGCATCGCCCACCAGCAGGCCGAGAAGTCCGAGCGGGCGGCCAAGGAGAAGCTGGCCGCCGCCCAGGAGGTCTACGACCACCACTCCACCGAGCTGCGCGCCATGGCCGTGGCCCGCTACATCGGTGGCGAGCCCGGCGCGATGGCCCTGCTCGCCGGGGACGAGGACCCCTCCACCGTGCTCGGCCGGATGGCGCTCACCCAGCACCTGATCGACCAGCAGGAGGCCATGCTGCGCGGCTACGCCGAGGTCAGGGACGCCAGGGGCCGGGCCGAGGAGGAGGCCGCCGCCCGTACCGAGGAGCTGGAGCGGACGCTCGGCGACCTGGAGGAGCGCAAGAAGAAGGCCGAGAAGCAGATCGAGAAGATCAAGGACAGGATCGACCTGCTCTACACGGCTCCGGGGATCCGGCGGCCCGACGGCACCTGGGTGCCGCAGCTGCCGCAGGGATCCGACAACATCACGCCCCGGATGGCGCTGGTCAAGAAGCTCATCCAGGAGCGGTTCGAGGTGCCGTTCGGAATCGGGTGTTACCGCGAGATCCAGGACGGCGGCGAGCATCCGCTCGGGCGGGCCTGCGACTTCATGCTGAGCCGGGGCGGCGCGTTCCCGTCGGCGGCGGAGCAGGCACGCGGCGATCAGATCGCCGCGTGGGCGATCAAGAACGCCAAGCGGCTGGGGATCATGTACGTGATCTACAAGCAGCGCATCTGGCACGTCAGGACGGGCGCGTGGCGCACCATGACCGACCGTGGCGGCACGACGGCCAACCACTACGACCACCCCCACATCTCGGTGTACTGA
- a CDS encoding LacI family DNA-binding transcriptional regulator: protein MPSNARRATLATVAASAGVSVATVSKVLNGRSDVSPATRSLVQSLLQQHDYVAPAPRREPPGLATVELQFDADLNAYSTEIIQGAVAAGAEAGIGIVVSIRSGAARTTAWARQLVAAGRRALIAVTGELTSGQPAALARARLPLVLIDPLNLPRTRVTSIGSTNFAGGLAATHHLLSLGHRRIAYIGGPATAGCNQARLHGYRAAMEAEGAPVLPGFVRSGHFRYHDGMASGAAVLDLPHAPTAIFAGCDEVAVGVMEAARARGLRIPDDLSIVGFDDTQIAQLTSPPLTTVRQPLREMGGAALRTALRLAAGERVDSHHVELATELVVRGSTAPVPHRP, encoded by the coding sequence ATGCCGTCCAACGCTAGACGCGCCACGCTCGCCACGGTCGCCGCCTCGGCCGGGGTGTCCGTCGCGACCGTCTCCAAGGTGCTCAACGGCCGCAGCGACGTCTCGCCCGCCACCCGCTCACTCGTCCAGTCGCTGCTGCAGCAGCACGACTACGTCGCCCCGGCGCCGCGCCGCGAGCCGCCCGGGCTGGCCACGGTCGAGCTGCAGTTCGACGCCGACCTGAACGCGTACTCCACCGAGATCATCCAGGGCGCGGTGGCCGCCGGGGCGGAGGCGGGGATCGGGATCGTCGTCAGCATCAGGAGCGGCGCCGCCCGTACCACCGCCTGGGCCAGGCAACTCGTCGCGGCCGGGCGGCGCGCCCTGATCGCGGTCACCGGCGAGCTGACCTCGGGCCAGCCGGCCGCGCTGGCCAGGGCGCGGCTGCCGCTCGTCCTCATCGACCCGCTCAACCTGCCGCGCACCCGCGTCACCAGCATCGGCTCCACCAACTTCGCCGGCGGCCTGGCCGCCACCCACCACCTGCTCTCGCTCGGGCACCGGCGCATCGCCTACATCGGCGGGCCCGCCACCGCGGGCTGCAACCAGGCGCGGCTGCACGGCTACCGGGCGGCCATGGAGGCGGAGGGAGCACCGGTGCTGCCGGGGTTCGTGCGCTCGGGGCACTTCCGCTACCACGACGGGATGGCGAGCGGGGCGGCGGTGCTCGACCTGCCGCACGCCCCGACGGCCATCTTCGCCGGGTGCGACGAGGTGGCCGTGGGGGTCATGGAGGCGGCGCGGGCGCGCGGGCTGCGGATCCCCGATGACCTCAGCATCGTGGGGTTCGACGACACGCAGATCGCGCAGCTCACCTCGCCGCCGCTGACGACCGTGCGGCAGCCGCTGCGCGAGATGGGCGGGGCCGCGCTGCGTACGGCGCTGCGGCTGGCGGCCGGGGAGAGGGTGGACTCCCACCACGTGGAGCTGGCGACGGAGCTGGTCGTGCGCGGCTCGACCGCCCCGGTCCCGCACCGCCCCTGA
- a CDS encoding NAD(P)-binding domain-containing protein, protein MEQSEAVVIGAGQAGLSSAYFLRRYGIEPVVLDAGQGAGGAWRHRSPTLTMEKVHGVFDLPGLPQQEAGGDGGRPAAEVVPAYYAAYESGTGLRVVRPVRVTAVREGTAGRLAIETDAGEWTAGAVINATGTWTRPYWPYYPGAAHFAGRQLHYAAYRGPGEFAGRGVVVVGGGASALHVLSELAGVAAATAWVTRRPPVFRDDDFGLDARREAVARVESRVRAGLPPQSVVSVTGLTYSAVVREAMAKGVLNRLPMFGRIVADGVLWVDGTHLAADTIVWATGFRAALDHLAPLRLREPGGGIRVDGTQVVREPRLQLVGYGPSASTIGANRAGRTAARNVRALLSGRVAA, encoded by the coding sequence GTGGAGCAGAGCGAGGCCGTGGTCATCGGCGCCGGGCAGGCGGGCCTGTCGAGCGCCTACTTCCTGCGCCGGTACGGCATCGAGCCGGTCGTGCTGGACGCCGGCCAGGGCGCCGGCGGAGCCTGGCGGCACCGCTCGCCCACGCTCACCATGGAGAAGGTGCACGGCGTCTTCGACCTGCCGGGCCTGCCCCAGCAGGAGGCCGGCGGCGACGGCGGGCGGCCCGCCGCCGAGGTGGTGCCCGCGTACTACGCCGCCTACGAGAGCGGGACCGGCCTGCGCGTCGTCCGCCCTGTCAGGGTCACGGCTGTCCGGGAGGGCACGGCTGGCCGCCTGGCGATCGAGACGGACGCGGGGGAGTGGACGGCCGGGGCCGTGATCAACGCCACCGGCACCTGGACCAGGCCCTACTGGCCGTACTACCCGGGCGCCGCGCACTTCGCCGGGCGGCAGCTGCACTACGCCGCCTACCGGGGGCCCGGGGAGTTCGCCGGGCGCGGCGTGGTCGTGGTGGGCGGTGGCGCCTCGGCGCTGCACGTGCTGTCCGAGCTGGCGGGCGTGGCGGCCGCCACCGCCTGGGTCACCCGCAGGCCGCCCGTCTTCAGGGACGACGATTTCGGCCTGGACGCCAGGCGCGAGGCCGTGGCGCGGGTGGAGTCCCGGGTGCGCGCGGGCCTGCCGCCCCAGAGCGTCGTCAGCGTCACCGGCCTGACCTACAGCGCGGTCGTCCGCGAGGCGATGGCCAAGGGCGTGCTGAACCGGCTGCCCATGTTCGGGCGCATCGTGGCGGACGGGGTGCTGTGGGTCGACGGCACCCACCTGGCCGCCGACACCATCGTCTGGGCCACCGGCTTCCGCGCGGCCCTGGACCACCTCGCCCCGCTGCGCCTGCGCGAGCCGGGCGGCGGCATCCGGGTCGACGGCACCCAGGTCGTCAGGGAGCCCCGGCTGCAGCTCGTCGGCTACGGTCCGTCGGCCAGCACGATCGGCGCCAACCGGGCCGGCCGCACGGCCGCCCGCAACGTGCGCGCGCTGCTGTCCGGCCGCGTCGCCGCCTGA